One segment of Mastomys coucha isolate ucsf_1 unplaced genomic scaffold, UCSF_Mcou_1 pScaffold23, whole genome shotgun sequence DNA contains the following:
- the Spesp1 gene encoding sperm equatorial segment protein 1 isoform X1, with the protein MEPVLSFYPFMDGSWLPTQVTRHLSQLSPPAIPGELHLAIRIIRELEQLKTTEARSDGAHRWSLERQKQEDLSITVLPDEEQNLNHYVQILQNLIMSVPTREQDFEKKTRSSKTVDSGEPTSLSSEVPFTLGLVSPQEITTETEVLIRPIEGKATSPTGRFTQGIDRRTQSTAFWSIRPNNVSIVLRTEEPFIEKEPEPEPELKTKAPLTEPEPELETESEPEPRQMSESEEEIETSTPQNKFLTGTSRMTSVVTQPTSTEGSRITVTVKTTSTMDVSTDSEDVPQLSGQSEIPNAEDLSGRHSLNTKHEDILRKINSINAQIQQGLLGDSNSPEYKEFIRASRDHLNRSLALAAAAEHKLQQMYGSNVFPEGRTSDPDDNMEMIINMLYNSRSKLSDYFNTKLVPSELREKASVVTGVLQKVLCVDQVEMQSLVKKLLSNNMKVLNSFSVP; encoded by the exons atggagccagttctttccttctacccctTCATGGATGGTTCTTGGCTTCCAACTCAGGTTACCAGGCACCTTTCCCAACTGAGCCCTCCTGCCATTCCTGGTGAACTACATTTAGCTATCAGG ATTATCAGAGAATTAGAACAGTTAAaaactacagaagccagaagtgaTGGTGCACACCGTTGGtcccttgagaggcagaagcaggaggatctct ccATAACTGTGTTGCCCGATGAAGAGCAGAATTTGAATCATTATGTACAAATTTTACAGAACCTCATAATGAGTGTCCCCACCAGGGAGCAGGACTTTGAGAAAAAGACGAGGTCCTCAAAAACTGTGGATAGTGGAGAGCCGACGTCATTGTCATCTGAGGTGCCATTCACCCTTGGGCTAGTCTCCCCTCAAGAAATCACCACTGAGACTGAAGTTTTGATCAGGCCCATCGAGGGAAAGGCAACTTCCCCTACTGGCCGCTTCACGCAGGGGATAGATAGAAGAACCCAAAGTACAGCATTCTGGTCCATCCGGCCAAACAACGTTTCTATTGTTTTACGCACAGAGGAACCGTTTATTGAAAAAGAGCCGGAGCCGGAACCGGAACTGAAGACTAAGGCGCCACTgactgagcctgagcctgagctggAGACGGAGTCTGAGCCGGAACCCCGGCAAATGTCAGAGTCTGAGGAAGAGATAGAGACCAGCACACCGCAAAATAAGTTTCTAACGGGGACCTCACGGATGACATCCGTGGTCACCCAGCCAACTAGCACTGAGGGATCACGTATTACTGTAACAGTAAAGACCACCAGCACCATGGATGTCTCCACAGACTCCGAGGATGTGCCCCAGCTCTCGGGCCAGTCGGAAATCCCGAATGCTGAAGACTTATCTGGACGTCACTCACTGAATACAAAACATGAggatattttgagaaaaattaacaGTATTAATGCACAGATTCAGCAGGGGCTTCTTGGTGACAGTAACAGTCCCGAGTACAAGGAGTTCATCAGggcctccagggaccacctgaACCGGAGCCTGGCCCTGGCCGCAGCCGCCGAGCACAAGTTGCAACAGATGTACGGATCTAACGTCTTCCCAGAGGGACGAACCAGTGACCCAGACGATAACATGGAAATGATTATCAATATGCTGTACAATTCCAGGTCCAAGTTGTCAGATTATTTCAATACTAAGCTTGTACCATCAGAGCTGAGAGAAAAGGCTTCCGTTGTGACTGGTGTGTTGCAAAAAGTATTATGTGTAGACCAGGTAGAAATGCAAAGCCTCGTTAAGAAGCTGTTGAGCAATAATATGAAAGTCCTAAATAGTTTTAGTGTCCCGTGA
- the Spesp1 gene encoding sperm equatorial segment protein 1 isoform X4 — protein sequence MKPVVLVALWLWPSFLLAYPSITVLPDEEQNLNHYVQILQNLIMSVPTREQDFEKKTRSSKTVDSGEPTSLSSEVPFTLGLVSPQEITTETEVLIRPIEGKATSPTGRFTQGIDRRTQSTAFWSIRPNNVSIVLRTEEPFIEKEPEPEPELKTKAPLTEPEPELETESEPEPRQMSESEEEIETSTPQNKFLTGTSRMTSVVTQPTSTEGSRITVTVKTTSTMDVSTDSEDVPQLSGQSEIPNAEDLSGRHSLNTKHEDILRKINSINAQIQQGLLGDSNSPEYKEFIRASRDHLNRSLALAAAAEHKLQQMYGSNVFPEGRTSDPDDNMEMIINMLYNSRSKLSDYFNTKLVPSELREKASVVTGVLQKVLCVDQVEMQSLVKKLLSNNMKVLNSFSVP from the coding sequence ccATAACTGTGTTGCCCGATGAAGAGCAGAATTTGAATCATTATGTACAAATTTTACAGAACCTCATAATGAGTGTCCCCACCAGGGAGCAGGACTTTGAGAAAAAGACGAGGTCCTCAAAAACTGTGGATAGTGGAGAGCCGACGTCATTGTCATCTGAGGTGCCATTCACCCTTGGGCTAGTCTCCCCTCAAGAAATCACCACTGAGACTGAAGTTTTGATCAGGCCCATCGAGGGAAAGGCAACTTCCCCTACTGGCCGCTTCACGCAGGGGATAGATAGAAGAACCCAAAGTACAGCATTCTGGTCCATCCGGCCAAACAACGTTTCTATTGTTTTACGCACAGAGGAACCGTTTATTGAAAAAGAGCCGGAGCCGGAACCGGAACTGAAGACTAAGGCGCCACTgactgagcctgagcctgagctggAGACGGAGTCTGAGCCGGAACCCCGGCAAATGTCAGAGTCTGAGGAAGAGATAGAGACCAGCACACCGCAAAATAAGTTTCTAACGGGGACCTCACGGATGACATCCGTGGTCACCCAGCCAACTAGCACTGAGGGATCACGTATTACTGTAACAGTAAAGACCACCAGCACCATGGATGTCTCCACAGACTCCGAGGATGTGCCCCAGCTCTCGGGCCAGTCGGAAATCCCGAATGCTGAAGACTTATCTGGACGTCACTCACTGAATACAAAACATGAggatattttgagaaaaattaacaGTATTAATGCACAGATTCAGCAGGGGCTTCTTGGTGACAGTAACAGTCCCGAGTACAAGGAGTTCATCAGggcctccagggaccacctgaACCGGAGCCTGGCCCTGGCCGCAGCCGCCGAGCACAAGTTGCAACAGATGTACGGATCTAACGTCTTCCCAGAGGGACGAACCAGTGACCCAGACGATAACATGGAAATGATTATCAATATGCTGTACAATTCCAGGTCCAAGTTGTCAGATTATTTCAATACTAAGCTTGTACCATCAGAGCTGAGAGAAAAGGCTTCCGTTGTGACTGGTGTGTTGCAAAAAGTATTATGTGTAGACCAGGTAGAAATGCAAAGCCTCGTTAAGAAGCTGTTGAGCAATAATATGAAAGTCCTAAATAGTTTTAGTGTCCCGTGA
- the Spesp1 gene encoding sperm equatorial segment protein 1 isoform X2 gives MNPQSQVTRHLSQLSPPAIPGELHLAIRIIRELEQLKTTEARSDGAHRWSLERQKQEDLSITVLPDEEQNLNHYVQILQNLIMSVPTREQDFEKKTRSSKTVDSGEPTSLSSEVPFTLGLVSPQEITTETEVLIRPIEGKATSPTGRFTQGIDRRTQSTAFWSIRPNNVSIVLRTEEPFIEKEPEPEPELKTKAPLTEPEPELETESEPEPRQMSESEEEIETSTPQNKFLTGTSRMTSVVTQPTSTEGSRITVTVKTTSTMDVSTDSEDVPQLSGQSEIPNAEDLSGRHSLNTKHEDILRKINSINAQIQQGLLGDSNSPEYKEFIRASRDHLNRSLALAAAAEHKLQQMYGSNVFPEGRTSDPDDNMEMIINMLYNSRSKLSDYFNTKLVPSELREKASVVTGVLQKVLCVDQVEMQSLVKKLLSNNMKVLNSFSVP, from the exons GTTACCAGGCACCTTTCCCAACTGAGCCCTCCTGCCATTCCTGGTGAACTACATTTAGCTATCAGG ATTATCAGAGAATTAGAACAGTTAAaaactacagaagccagaagtgaTGGTGCACACCGTTGGtcccttgagaggcagaagcaggaggatctct ccATAACTGTGTTGCCCGATGAAGAGCAGAATTTGAATCATTATGTACAAATTTTACAGAACCTCATAATGAGTGTCCCCACCAGGGAGCAGGACTTTGAGAAAAAGACGAGGTCCTCAAAAACTGTGGATAGTGGAGAGCCGACGTCATTGTCATCTGAGGTGCCATTCACCCTTGGGCTAGTCTCCCCTCAAGAAATCACCACTGAGACTGAAGTTTTGATCAGGCCCATCGAGGGAAAGGCAACTTCCCCTACTGGCCGCTTCACGCAGGGGATAGATAGAAGAACCCAAAGTACAGCATTCTGGTCCATCCGGCCAAACAACGTTTCTATTGTTTTACGCACAGAGGAACCGTTTATTGAAAAAGAGCCGGAGCCGGAACCGGAACTGAAGACTAAGGCGCCACTgactgagcctgagcctgagctggAGACGGAGTCTGAGCCGGAACCCCGGCAAATGTCAGAGTCTGAGGAAGAGATAGAGACCAGCACACCGCAAAATAAGTTTCTAACGGGGACCTCACGGATGACATCCGTGGTCACCCAGCCAACTAGCACTGAGGGATCACGTATTACTGTAACAGTAAAGACCACCAGCACCATGGATGTCTCCACAGACTCCGAGGATGTGCCCCAGCTCTCGGGCCAGTCGGAAATCCCGAATGCTGAAGACTTATCTGGACGTCACTCACTGAATACAAAACATGAggatattttgagaaaaattaacaGTATTAATGCACAGATTCAGCAGGGGCTTCTTGGTGACAGTAACAGTCCCGAGTACAAGGAGTTCATCAGggcctccagggaccacctgaACCGGAGCCTGGCCCTGGCCGCAGCCGCCGAGCACAAGTTGCAACAGATGTACGGATCTAACGTCTTCCCAGAGGGACGAACCAGTGACCCAGACGATAACATGGAAATGATTATCAATATGCTGTACAATTCCAGGTCCAAGTTGTCAGATTATTTCAATACTAAGCTTGTACCATCAGAGCTGAGAGAAAAGGCTTCCGTTGTGACTGGTGTGTTGCAAAAAGTATTATGTGTAGACCAGGTAGAAATGCAAAGCCTCGTTAAGAAGCTGTTGAGCAATAATATGAAAGTCCTAAATAGTTTTAGTGTCCCGTGA
- the Spesp1 gene encoding sperm equatorial segment protein 1 isoform X3 produces MNPQSQIIRELEQLKTTEARSDGAHRWSLERQKQEDLSITVLPDEEQNLNHYVQILQNLIMSVPTREQDFEKKTRSSKTVDSGEPTSLSSEVPFTLGLVSPQEITTETEVLIRPIEGKATSPTGRFTQGIDRRTQSTAFWSIRPNNVSIVLRTEEPFIEKEPEPEPELKTKAPLTEPEPELETESEPEPRQMSESEEEIETSTPQNKFLTGTSRMTSVVTQPTSTEGSRITVTVKTTSTMDVSTDSEDVPQLSGQSEIPNAEDLSGRHSLNTKHEDILRKINSINAQIQQGLLGDSNSPEYKEFIRASRDHLNRSLALAAAAEHKLQQMYGSNVFPEGRTSDPDDNMEMIINMLYNSRSKLSDYFNTKLVPSELREKASVVTGVLQKVLCVDQVEMQSLVKKLLSNNMKVLNSFSVP; encoded by the exons ATTATCAGAGAATTAGAACAGTTAAaaactacagaagccagaagtgaTGGTGCACACCGTTGGtcccttgagaggcagaagcaggaggatctct ccATAACTGTGTTGCCCGATGAAGAGCAGAATTTGAATCATTATGTACAAATTTTACAGAACCTCATAATGAGTGTCCCCACCAGGGAGCAGGACTTTGAGAAAAAGACGAGGTCCTCAAAAACTGTGGATAGTGGAGAGCCGACGTCATTGTCATCTGAGGTGCCATTCACCCTTGGGCTAGTCTCCCCTCAAGAAATCACCACTGAGACTGAAGTTTTGATCAGGCCCATCGAGGGAAAGGCAACTTCCCCTACTGGCCGCTTCACGCAGGGGATAGATAGAAGAACCCAAAGTACAGCATTCTGGTCCATCCGGCCAAACAACGTTTCTATTGTTTTACGCACAGAGGAACCGTTTATTGAAAAAGAGCCGGAGCCGGAACCGGAACTGAAGACTAAGGCGCCACTgactgagcctgagcctgagctggAGACGGAGTCTGAGCCGGAACCCCGGCAAATGTCAGAGTCTGAGGAAGAGATAGAGACCAGCACACCGCAAAATAAGTTTCTAACGGGGACCTCACGGATGACATCCGTGGTCACCCAGCCAACTAGCACTGAGGGATCACGTATTACTGTAACAGTAAAGACCACCAGCACCATGGATGTCTCCACAGACTCCGAGGATGTGCCCCAGCTCTCGGGCCAGTCGGAAATCCCGAATGCTGAAGACTTATCTGGACGTCACTCACTGAATACAAAACATGAggatattttgagaaaaattaacaGTATTAATGCACAGATTCAGCAGGGGCTTCTTGGTGACAGTAACAGTCCCGAGTACAAGGAGTTCATCAGggcctccagggaccacctgaACCGGAGCCTGGCCCTGGCCGCAGCCGCCGAGCACAAGTTGCAACAGATGTACGGATCTAACGTCTTCCCAGAGGGACGAACCAGTGACCCAGACGATAACATGGAAATGATTATCAATATGCTGTACAATTCCAGGTCCAAGTTGTCAGATTATTTCAATACTAAGCTTGTACCATCAGAGCTGAGAGAAAAGGCTTCCGTTGTGACTGGTGTGTTGCAAAAAGTATTATGTGTAGACCAGGTAGAAATGCAAAGCCTCGTTAAGAAGCTGTTGAGCAATAATATGAAAGTCCTAAATAGTTTTAGTGTCCCGTGA